A window of the Linepithema humile isolate Giens D197 chromosome 4, Lhum_UNIL_v1.0, whole genome shotgun sequence genome harbors these coding sequences:
- the LOC105671961 gene encoding uncharacterized protein isoform X2 produces MGACLGHCLAKITDSMPHRFYQRHTRMSFQEEDQAEFMDVEREEEDQTQGSKSLLSFLSLKKFKKKHGVPVTLELLEDGGWSRGGNRYARLSSRNDVSTSSGLDISLQVLDARTLMKQQTYVSSTPGSSLDLEWEHEGMPLPIIEDDKGETEGSVTSVNNSQPSSLTASPWSRVSSPNSLEWDPVEPDMVCVDMDTEQLLTEIERLTDRALKETGEWTSTDS; encoded by the exons ATGGGGGCCTGTCTCGGCCACTGCTTAGCGAAAATCACAGACTCTATGCCACACAG ATTCTATCAAAGGCATACCAGAATGTCTTTCCAAGAAGAAGACCAAGCTGAG TTTATGGACGTTGAAAGAGAAGAGGAAGACCAAACTCAAGGATCAAAAAG TTTATTATCATTtctctctttaaaaaaattcaag AAAAAGCATGGAGTTCCGGTGACTTTAGAGTTATTAGAAGATGGAGGATGGTCACGAGGTGGAAATAGATATGCTAGATTGAGTTCTAGGAATGATGTTTCCACAAG ttctgGACTGGATATATCACTTCAAGTTCTCGATGCAAGGACATTAATGAAACAACAAACTTATGTTTCCTCCACTCCGGGATCATCACTGGATCTTGAATGGGAACACGAAG GTATGCCTCTACCAATTATAGAGGATGACAAAGGAGAAACAGAGGGTTCTGTGACGTCCGTTAATAATAGCCAACCCTCCAGCTTGACGGCATCTCCTTGGTCTAGAGTTTCCAGCCCGAATAGTTTAGAATGGGACCCAGTGGAACCGGATATGGTATGTGTGGATATGGACACTGAGCAGCTTTTAACTGAGATAGAAAGATTAACAGATAGAGCTTTGAAAGAAACAGGTGAATGGACTAGCACTGATAGCTGA
- the LOC105671961 gene encoding uncharacterized protein isoform X1 yields the protein MGACLGHCLAKITDSMPHRFYQRHTRMSFQEEDQAEFMDVEREEEDQTQGSKSLLSFLSLKKFKKKHGVPVTLELLEDGGWSRGGNRYARLSSRNDVSTSSGLDISLQVLDARTLMKQQTYVSSTPGSSLDLEWEHEGNLSRHYVFLSLLVHRQIIAGMPLPIIEDDKGETEGSVTSVNNSQPSSLTASPWSRVSSPNSLEWDPVEPDMVCVDMDTEQLLTEIERLTDRALKETGEWTSTDS from the exons ATGGGGGCCTGTCTCGGCCACTGCTTAGCGAAAATCACAGACTCTATGCCACACAG ATTCTATCAAAGGCATACCAGAATGTCTTTCCAAGAAGAAGACCAAGCTGAG TTTATGGACGTTGAAAGAGAAGAGGAAGACCAAACTCAAGGATCAAAAAG TTTATTATCATTtctctctttaaaaaaattcaag AAAAAGCATGGAGTTCCGGTGACTTTAGAGTTATTAGAAGATGGAGGATGGTCACGAGGTGGAAATAGATATGCTAGATTGAGTTCTAGGAATGATGTTTCCACAAG ttctgGACTGGATATATCACTTCAAGTTCTCGATGCAAGGACATTAATGAAACAACAAACTTATGTTTCCTCCACTCCGGGATCATCACTGGATCTTGAATGGGAACACGAAGGTAATTTATCACGTCATTATGTTTTTCTAAGTCTCCTAGTACACAGACAAATTATTGCAGGTATGCCTCTACCAATTATAGAGGATGACAAAGGAGAAACAGAGGGTTCTGTGACGTCCGTTAATAATAGCCAACCCTCCAGCTTGACGGCATCTCCTTGGTCTAGAGTTTCCAGCCCGAATAGTTTAGAATGGGACCCAGTGGAACCGGATATGGTATGTGTGGATATGGACACTGAGCAGCTTTTAACTGAGATAGAAAGATTAACAGATAGAGCTTTGAAAGAAACAGGTGAATGGACTAGCACTGATAGCTGA